From the genome of Hydrogenophaga sp. PBL-H3, one region includes:
- a CDS encoding HU family DNA-binding protein — MATAKKAAPKAAPKKTVAKAAPKKVAAKPVGVNKPIKETFNKTSLVAHLVQASGADAKTVKAVLGSLEATMLASISKKGAGAFTWPGVFKVAATHVPAKKARKGVDPFTKVERMFAAKPASVKVKARFFKKVKDAAL; from the coding sequence ATGGCAACTGCAAAGAAAGCGGCCCCCAAGGCAGCACCGAAGAAAACCGTCGCCAAGGCGGCGCCAAAGAAAGTCGCGGCGAAGCCAGTGGGCGTGAACAAGCCCATCAAGGAAACCTTCAACAAGACCAGCCTGGTGGCCCACCTGGTGCAAGCTTCCGGCGCCGATGCCAAGACCGTGAAAGCAGTGTTGGGCTCGCTTGAGGCCACCATGCTCGCCTCCATCTCCAAGAAGGGCGCAGGCGCTTTCACGTGGCCAGGCGTTTTCAAAGTCGCGGCCACCCATGTGCCGGCCAAGAAGGCCCGCAAAGGTGTTGACCCGTTCACCAAGGTCGAGCGAATGTTTGCTGCCAAGCCCGCATCGGTCAAGGTCAAGGCCCGCTTCTTCAAGAAGGTCAAGGACGCCGCGCTGTAA